A single region of the Mesotoga sp. BH458_6_3_2_1 genome encodes:
- a CDS encoding HD domain-containing phosphohydrolase, translating to MTSRKWETRSINLSLEAQLRERKKELNLLYSFSRIVDRAENSIEDIIIGLVRIFPDAFMDPENTLAVIVYNDKVYESGKILKSDRFIREPIKKGGKEVGSVTVYYCGDSEIAFLYEEGQMVFSITERLGKIIERIKSSESLNESEERYRVTLSSIGDAVLATDGFGMIVFANAVACNLIGLEEKEIVGKRMNDVMEIFSEETGESTQIQVEDIIKTGMKIGLANHTGLKSKNGKVYSIADSAAPIIRDDGEISGIVLIFRDVTEERQKEERIAHSESKYRELVQNMNGGLLIIDSHDQGESFFLKEFKPPRGIAESAACNHSGKDVRDVFQTLEKSQLYDAIKKTFKDGKPRSVGLERYICGKQEGWWVNYVYRLPSGEIVDLSYDITEMTEIQRFKNEAGRSLFKISKAIAGKRFSLDEFMRETIETVGSSLNVDRAGIYMLNRVGEMELMLSYDLHEGKIRMDRSLAMGTDLAGEYVNLVSDKRFLSVSNVEIENSSPFVDSLKEAGIEAILDIPLKIRGKIVGSLFCDMETSREWTADEKQFAASVGDILTLALEEDELVKSEQRYRNFFEMNGAIMLLIDPSTGRIVDANEAASEFYKYDTDKLKKLSIRNLTTDSRGLKEINKLLSKETLRLVTRQKRAGGEIIDVEIFASPFRSSGVELLNFIIIDVTDALTAKDRLAEALKKVNAALEGAVELVSKVVEARDPYTAGHQENVSKLATAIAEKLDLENDSVRSVRIAGLLRDVGKVSIPAEILSKPGKLTDLEWSLIKRHPVIGYEILRDVQLGGPIAEIVKDHHERINGTGYPEGLEGSEISLESKIVAVADVVEAMVSHRPYRASKGLAEAIQEIEGNAGILYDKEVVSACVDLIKSGFSFGRSYNSKF from the coding sequence GTGACCAGTAGAAAATGGGAGACTAGGAGTATTAACTTGAGTCTCGAAGCACAACTCAGAGAGAGAAAGAAGGAGCTGAACCTATTATATAGCTTTTCGAGAATCGTTGATAGAGCCGAGAACTCTATCGAAGACATTATCATTGGTCTTGTGAGAATATTTCCTGATGCATTTATGGATCCAGAAAATACCCTCGCAGTTATTGTGTACAACGACAAAGTGTACGAATCGGGCAAAATCTTGAAAAGCGACCGGTTCATTCGTGAACCGATAAAGAAAGGAGGTAAAGAAGTAGGAAGTGTAACTGTCTATTACTGTGGTGACAGCGAAATTGCATTTCTATATGAAGAAGGTCAGATGGTTTTTTCGATAACAGAGAGGCTAGGGAAAATCATTGAGCGTATTAAGTCATCTGAGAGTCTTAATGAGAGTGAAGAGCGATACAGAGTCACTTTATCGAGCATAGGAGATGCGGTCCTTGCAACCGATGGATTTGGAATGATCGTATTTGCGAATGCTGTCGCCTGCAACTTGATTGGCCTTGAGGAAAAAGAAATTGTTGGTAAGAGAATGAATGATGTTATGGAAATATTCAGTGAAGAGACAGGCGAATCGACTCAGATTCAAGTTGAGGATATTATTAAGACTGGTATGAAAATTGGTTTGGCTAATCATACGGGTCTTAAGTCCAAGAATGGGAAGGTCTATTCAATAGCAGACTCGGCAGCTCCGATCATCAGGGATGATGGCGAAATCTCAGGAATTGTCTTGATCTTCAGGGATGTGACAGAAGAGAGGCAGAAGGAAGAGAGAATCGCACATAGCGAATCGAAATATCGTGAACTGGTGCAGAATATGAATGGTGGTCTTCTCATCATTGATAGCCACGATCAAGGTGAGAGCTTTTTTCTGAAGGAGTTCAAGCCGCCGAGAGGAATCGCAGAAAGTGCCGCCTGTAACCACTCGGGTAAGGATGTAAGAGATGTCTTCCAAACATTGGAGAAAAGCCAGCTGTACGATGCAATAAAGAAAACGTTCAAAGACGGAAAGCCACGTAGTGTTGGTCTTGAGCGATATATTTGCGGGAAGCAAGAAGGTTGGTGGGTGAACTATGTTTATCGGCTTCCTTCTGGTGAGATAGTAGATCTCAGTTATGATATAACTGAAATGACAGAGATCCAGAGATTCAAGAATGAAGCCGGTAGAAGTCTCTTCAAGATTTCGAAGGCAATAGCGGGTAAGCGATTTTCCCTCGATGAATTCATGAGAGAAACGATTGAGACGGTAGGTTCTTCGCTCAATGTCGATCGTGCCGGAATATATATGTTGAACAGGGTCGGAGAAATGGAACTGATGCTTAGCTATGATCTACATGAAGGAAAGATCAGAATGGATAGATCACTTGCGATGGGCACTGATCTGGCTGGCGAATACGTGAATCTAGTGAGCGATAAGCGATTCTTGAGCGTTTCGAATGTTGAGATTGAGAATAGTAGTCCCTTTGTCGACAGTCTTAAAGAGGCTGGCATTGAAGCCATCCTCGATATACCGTTGAAGATCAGGGGGAAGATCGTTGGATCACTCTTCTGCGATATGGAAACCTCAAGAGAATGGACAGCCGACGAAAAGCAATTCGCTGCTTCAGTTGGAGACATTCTAACTCTTGCTCTTGAAGAAGATGAACTGGTCAAGAGTGAACAGCGTTACAGAAACTTCTTCGAAATGAACGGGGCGATAATGCTGCTTATTGATCCATCAACAGGGAGAATCGTTGATGCAAATGAAGCTGCCAGCGAATTCTACAAATATGATACCGATAAACTCAAGAAGCTTTCAATTAGGAATCTCACAACAGATAGCCGAGGACTCAAAGAGATTAACAAGCTCCTTTCGAAAGAGACTCTCAGACTTGTGACACGTCAGAAGCGGGCCGGTGGAGAGATAATTGATGTGGAGATATTCGCCTCACCTTTCAGATCTTCTGGAGTGGAGTTGCTCAACTTCATAATAATTGATGTCACAGATGCTCTGACTGCAAAGGACAGATTAGCCGAAGCCTTGAAAAAAGTGAATGCGGCGCTAGAAGGGGCCGTCGAGTTAGTCAGTAAAGTTGTTGAAGCGAGAGATCCTTATACTGCAGGTCATCAAGAGAATGTAAGTAAATTGGCTACGGCAATTGCGGAGAAACTTGATCTAGAGAATGACTCAGTAAGATCAGTGCGAATCGCTGGTCTACTTCGCGATGTTGGAAAGGTTTCAATACCTGCTGAGATCCTTTCGAAGCCGGGAAAGCTTACCGATCTCGAGTGGTCTCTAATCAAACGTCACCCTGTCATTGGTTACGAAATCCTTCGTGATGTACAGCTCGGCGGTCCGATAGCAGAGATTGTAAAGGACCATCACGAGAGAATCAACGGAACCGGGTATCCGGAAGGTCTTGAAGGATCGGAGATCTCTCTGGAATCGAAAATTGTTGCAGTAGCCGATGTCGTAGAAGCGATGGTTTCTCACAGACCATATAGGGCTTCAAAAGGTTTGGCCGAAGCAATTCAAG